The sequence GCGGTCTCGATGAAGTGCACGCCGCGCGCGCCCTCCTGCACGGTGGGGAAGTCGGTGTCGAACTCACCCGGCTGCTCTCCCGCGATACGGGCGGCGATGGTGCGGGCGGCGTTGCGGTAGATGTTCGCGAAGGCTTCGATGAAGGCTTCGTGATGCCCGAAGGGGATGCGCGAGTTGTGGCGAACGATGGGGTCGAGGTAGTCGTTGCCGCGCTTGTAGACTCGTTCGGGCTGGTCGACGTACATCACGCGGAGGTAGTTGGGATTCTCCTGCCGCCAGTCGAGGCCCGCTTCGGTGCCGTAGATCCGCACGCGCAGCCCGTTCTCCTCACCGACGGAAATCTGCGAGGAGTAGATGATGCCGCGGGCGCCCCCCTGGTAATGAACCAGGAGGTTGGCGTCGTCCTCCAGCTCGTATCCGGAGCCGAAGGTGGTGGTGTCGGCGCAGACCGCCTCCAGCTCCAGACCGGTGATGTAGCGCGCCAGGTGCCACGCGTGCAGCCCGATGTCACCGACGGCCGAGGAAATCCCGGCGATCTTGGGGTCGAGACGCCACATGTTGATGCCGGCCGCCTTCGCCAGCCATCCCTGAGGGTACTCCGCCACGATCTTGCGAATCGTCCCGAGCTTCCCCTGGCGCACCAGCTCGCGCGCCTGCTTGACCATGGGAAAGCCGGTGTAGTTGTGGGTGAGGACGAAGACAGCCTGCTTCTGCTCCACCAGCCGGCAGAGCTCCTCGGCGTCCTCCAGGGTGGTCGTCATCGGCTTGTCGCAGACGACGTGGAAGCCCGCCTCGAGAAAGGCGCGAGCAATCTGGAAATGGGAGACATTGGGTGTTACAATGGAGACGAAGTCGATTCGCTCGCCCTCCGGGAGTCGACTCTCCCTCTCCACCATCTGCTCCCAGGAGTCGTACACGCGGGACGGATCCAGGAAGAGCTCCCGCCCTTGCTGACGTGATTTCTCGGCCGACGACGAGAAGGCGCCCGCCACGAGCTCGATCTCTCCGTCCAGGGCGGCCGCCTTACGATGTACCCCGCCGATGAAGGCGCCAGGACCTCCTCCTACCATCCCGTAGCGAATCTTTCGATCCAGAGGCATTGTCGCGTGTGGTCTGTGGTGGGGTTGCGGAGTGGTGTCGTGTCGCGGGGCAAGGTACGTGGCCTCGAGTGTGGTTTCAAGGCATCCCCCAAACGGCCTCCGCGCGGTTTTTGTAACCATCTGTAGGCGCAGTGGCTTGGGACTCGTAATTGCAGCGTTTCTCGAGCAGCCCGACGAAGCGACGGTACGGGGCCGCTTCAAATCATCTGCAGAATTCCTGGCGCCTCCTCCCGTACTGTGACGAGACGAGCCAGGAACCCCGATCTCCTCGGGGCACGCCGGGTCACCTGCCAGGGGAGGGGAGCATGCATCATCGCGATCGGTCCCGCCTCGCGCGGAAGGTCACACTGGCGCTCCTGGCCGTCGGATCGACGGCTTGCGCCGGTAACGGGTTCCGGCCACCCACGGAATCCGATCCCGACGAGCAGGTGCGTGTCGGTTACGACACGCAGGATCGGGAGGATGTGACCGGTTCGGTGGGGTCGGTCACGGCGGAAGACATCGCGGGGCAGAAGGTCACCCGCGTGGAGGAGATGATCGAGGGTCGCTTCGCCGGCGTCCAGGTCATCCGCAACCGCAACGGAGAGTTCACGCTCCGCATCCGCGGAGTCTCGACCTTCATGGGCAGCTCCGAGCCGCTCTTCGTGATCGACGGCATGCCGGTCCACACCGCCCCCGGTCGCGCCCTCATCGGCCTCAACCCGGCCGACATTGCCCGCATCGACATCCTCAAGGATGCGGGCGCCACCGCCATCTACGGCAGCCGCGGCGCGAACGGAGTGGTGCTGATCACGACCAAGCGGGCGAGGTAAAGGCTGGAATTACGAATTACGAATTACTGGCGGCTGCCGCTCACGAGATTTCGAGGCCACTCGCGGAGTTGCAGCGCCACCCAGACGTTGGCTGCGACATCCAGGAACCGGTGCCCCCCGTAATTCGTAATTCGTAATTCGGCCGGAGGCCGCGTCAGTCCCCGAAGCATATCCCCAGCCGCCGCGCCGTCAGCACGAGCTCGCCGTCCATGGGGACGCGCTTGATGTCCTGGATGGCGTCGCCGAGCGGGACGGCGCGGATGCTGTTCCCCTGCAGCGCGACCATGCAGCCGTAGTTGCCGCGCTCCACACAGCGGACGGCGGCGGCGCCGAAGCGGAGCGCCAGGTTGCGGTCATAGGGGATCGGCGAACCACCCCGCTGGATGTGCCCCAGCACCAGCGTCCGCGTCTCCTTCCCGCTCCTCTCCTCGATCTCGCTGGCCAGCCGCTCGGCGATGCCACCGTAGCGCTTGGTGTCGCCCACGAAGCTCGGCTCGCCCCCCACCGGCCGCGCCCCCTCCGCCACCACCACGATGCTGAAGCGCCGACCACTCCGCTCCCGCTCCCGGATCTTATCTACGATCGCGTCGACGGAGTAAGGGATCTCGGGGATCAGAATCACGTCCGCTCCACCCGCCAGACCCGACTCCATGGCAATCCACCCGGTGTGCCGCCCCATCACCTGCACGACCATCACCCGCTGGTGCGCCTCGGCGGTCGAGTGGAGGCGCCCGATGGCGTCGGTCGCCACCTCCACCGCGGTCTGGAAGCCAAACGTCACGTCGGTGGCGGCGAGGTCGTTGTCGATCGTCTTCGGCACGCCCACCACGCGCAATCCCCGCTGAAACAGGATGTGCGCGATCCGCAGCGATCCGTCACCGCCGATGGCGATGAGCGCATCGATCTGCGCCTCGCGGAAACGGTCGATGATCTCCTGCGAACGGTCGCCGCTCCCCCAGGTGCCATCGGGAGTGCGAACCTCGAGACCGAAGGGGTTGCCTCGCGTGGTGGTTCCCAGGATGGTGCCGCCCAGGTGGGTGATGCCGCTGATGATGTCCGCGGTGAGCGGCACCAGCCCGGGCTCGCCGTCGATCTCCGGGACCAGCAGCCCCATGTATCCCCGCCGGATGCCAACGACCTCCCAGCCATTCTGGAGCGCCGTGAGTGTCGCGGCACGGATCACCGCGTTCAATCCCGGTGCGTCGCCTCCGCCGGTATTGATGGCGATCCGCCGGATCTGGTTGTAGCTGTTCATCAAATCAGGTGGTGCGAATCTCCTGCTACGCCGTTCGGCGGCCGCACAAGCCCTCGTGCCGCCGCCTGGTCGAAGCCGGGGATTCTGGCAAGCGTCCCGCCTCCGCACAAGTAAGCCCGGGGGAGCGGCAACCTTCGCGCCCACCGGCACCGCCCGTAGGCATCGGCCGTGCAGGTCCTCTCGCCACCGTAGCAATACCCCTCTATGTTGTGCGACCTCAGGCCGGCTTCATCCTTCCGGCCTTTTCAGCCACACGGGCAAGCATGGCGAAGGAAGCGAACGGCACCGAACAGCAAGCACCCCAGCTCGAGCTGGACCCGCGGCTGCAGGAAGCCTCGCGCCTCACCGACGAGGAGCGGTGGAGCGAGGCCTTCGAGCTACTGCAGGGAATGGAGTCCGAGTATCCGGACGATCCCATGCTCATGGCCATGCTGGGCACCGTCGCCGGTGAGATGGAGGCACGTGGGCTCGCGTACGACTACTTCCGCAAGGGCCTCGCCGCGCAGCCCACGGACCCGGACATCCTGGTGCTCCTGGGCGCCGGGCTCGCCCGGTTCGACGACCCGGAGGCGGAGGGCGTCCTTCGGTTGGCGGCGCTGACCGCGCCGCACTTCGCCGCCGCACGCTACCAGTACGGCTCGTACCTCGCACGCGAGGGGATGGTGGAGCTGGCCGTGAGCGAGCTGGTGGCAGCGCGCGACCTCGATCCCGAGGACGCCGCGATCCACCGGGAGCTGGGGCTGGCGTACTGGCTGGCCGGGGACACCCAGTCCGCCGCGGCAAGCCTCGAGCAGGCCGCCGAGCTCGCCGCCGAAGACGTGGAAGCCCGCCTCCTCGCCGGTTTCATGCGCATGCTGTCGGGCGAGGAGGAGGAGGGAGCCGAGGTGGTGGTGCGGACGGCGCCCGAGCTCGAGGAGGAGGGGGAGGTGCAGATCGTCGCGGCGCTCGCAGCGGGGGCCGAAGGATGGATCGACGAGGCGTGGACCGCCCTGGCCCGCGCCGGGGCCGCCGCCATCCCCGCCGACGAGGCGCTGGTCGTGGAGGTGGAAGAGGCGTTGGACGCGGGGGCGGAAGCGGCGCGCCGCCTGCTCCTGGAAGAAGTGCTACCGCGGGTCTTCCACGAGCGGATCCTCACCCGGCCGTGAGCCGATGAGGGCAGCCCGCATCCTCGGGTGGACGATCTTCGTGGCCGCGCTGGGTTGGGGTGGATCGGTTTTCGCTATCTATCTGTTCGGCCATCGTGACCAGGCGCGTCCCGCCGATGCCATCGTCGTGCTCGGAGCTGCCCAGTATCAGGGACGACCGTCGCCAGTGCTGCGCGCGCGGCTGGATCACGCGATCGCCCTCTATCGGGACTCCATCGCCAGCACGTTGATCCTGACCGGGGGAGTCGGGGTGGGAGACACGATCAGCGAGGCGGAGGTGGGGCGCCGGTATGCGGTAAAGGCGGGTGTTCCCTCGACCAGTATCCTTGTCGAGCGAACCGGGATCAGCACCGAGCAGTCGCTGCGAGCCGTCGCCCGGTTGATGCGCGAGCGCGGCCTGCACTCGGCGGTGCTGGTGAGTGATCCCTTTCACATGCTGCGGCTTCGTCTCGTGGCGTCACGCCTGGGGATCAGGCCGTACAGCTCGCCGACCCGGACCAGCCCGATTCGCGAGGGATCGGAAACGGAGTGGCGATTCCTGCTGCGCGAGAGCCTGATCCTCCCGTTCGTATTGCTCGGAATCGCCTGAGAGCCACCGCAACGAAACTGCCGCTGCATGGATTTCCCGGTAGAACCGTACGAGCTGCCCAACGGCCTGAGGGTCGTGCTGTCGGAGGACCACCGTCAGCCCGTGGTGGCGGTGAACCTCTGGTACAACGTCGGCAGCCGCAACGAGCGGGAAGGGCGCACGGGATTCGCCCACCTGTTCGAGCACATGATGTTCCAGGGCTCGGAGCACGTGCCCGACACCGCCCACATCGCTCACATCGAGCGGGTGGGCGGATCGATGAACGGATCCACCTGGCTCGACCGCACGAACTACTTCGAGACGGTCCCGGCCGATTGGCTGGAGCTCGCCCTGTGGCTGGAGTCCGACCGGATGGGGTTTCTGCTCCCGGCCATGACCCAGGAGAAGCTGGACAACCAGCGCAGCGTCGTGCAGAACGAGCGGCGCTGGCGGGTCGACAACCAGCCCTACGGTGACTGGGACGAGCGGATCCAGGCGTTGGTGTATCCGGAGGATCATCCCTATCACCATTCGGTAATCGGCAGCATGGCCGATCTCGATGCGGCCACGCTCGAGGACGTGCGGGAGTTCTTCCGCACCTACTACGCGCCGAACAACGCCGTGCTCACCATCTGCGGCGACTTCGATCCGGTTCGTGCGCGGGAGCTGGTTGATCGCTACTTCGGTCCGATCCCCCGCGGTCCCGAGGTTCCGCCAATTCCCGGGCGTACCGCGATCCCGATCCCCCGACCCGAGCCGGTCCGCGTCACGGTGGAGAGCCAGATCGCCTTGCCGCGCGTGTACCTGGCCTTTCGAACGCCTGCCTACGGGCACGAAGACTTCTATCCCGGCGACGTCCTTGCTCACCTCCTGGCCACCGGCAAGTCCTCGCGGCTCTACCGCTCGCTGGTGCGGGAGCGGAAGCTGGCGCAGAGCGTGGTGGCCTTCGCCTTTCCGATCGTGACCGGGGCGGCGATGATCGTGATCTGGGCCACTGCCCATGCCGGGGTCGACATCGCGGAGCTGGAGGCGGCACTCTGGACGGAGCTCGAGGCTCTGCATGGCGGGATCCCCGACCACGAACTGGCGCGAGCGCTGACGAGCATCGAGGCCAGGCAGGTGATCGGACTGCAGCAGGTGGGGGAACGGGCCGACCAGATCTCCATGTACACGACGCTCTTTGGCGACCCGTACCGCATCAACACCGAACTCGATCGCTACCGCGCGGTGACCCCCGACGACATCCGGCGCTTCGCACTCGCCTACCTCAGCAGAGGAGGCGCGGTCACGCTCACCTACGTGCCCCGTGCCGGGGGAGGGAACGGCTGATGGGAACCAACGCGACACCCACCCCCGAGCGCGTCGATCGCTCGCAGCCCCCCGGCCCCGGGCCGCGTCGTCCGTTCGCCTTTCCGGTCATCGAGCGGTTCGAGCTGGCGAACGGCCTTCCGGTGCTCACCGCGAGGACCGAAGGTCTCCCGGTGGCGACCCTGGCGTTGCTCGTCCCCGCTTCGGGCGTCTTCGAGCCGGAGGATCGTGCCGGCCTCGCTTCGCTTTCCGGGGCTCTCCTCGATTCGGGAACGGATCGGCGGTCAGCGTTCGAGATCGCCGAGACCTTCGAGAGCCTCGGTGCGCATTTTGGCGTCGGCACCGGCTGGGACACCACGGAGGTGGAGCTGACGGCGCTCACCTCCACGCTCTCCCCCGGCACCGAGCTGATGGCCGAGCTGGTGCGAAGCCCCTCCTTTCCGGGCGACGAGGTGGATCGGGTGCGCAAGGAGCATATCGCCTCGATCCTGCAACGGCGGGCGGAGCCGCGCGGTCTGGCCAACGAGGTCGCCGCCCGGTTCTTCTTTGCGCCCGAGAGCCCGTTTTCGCGACCGCTGGGCGGCACCACCCACACCCTGCAAGGGCTCACGCGGCAAGACATCGTCGATTTCCATCGCGGCCACTACACGCCCTTCGGCGCGACTCTCGTGGTCGCCGGAAACCTCGATCCGGAGGACGTTCGTGACCTCGCCGAAGCGACCTTCGGCGACTGGGTCGGCCCCGCCTCGGTGCGTCCAGTGGTCAGCTCGGCGCCCGCGGCGCGCGCGCGTCGAGTGGTGATCGTGGACCGACCCGGGTCGGTACAGTCGGAGCTGCGGGTGGGACACGTCGGGGTTGCGCGCAGCACCCCCGACTACTTCCCGCTGATCGTGATGAACACGATCCTCGGCGGGGCCTTTACCAGCCGGCTCAACCTGAACCTGCGGGAGAAGCAGGGCTTCACCTACGGAGTCTCCTCCGGGTTCGCCATGCGTCGCAACCCCGGACCATTCGTGATCTCCACCGCCGTGCAAAGCGAGGTGACCGCTGCGGCGCTGACCGAGATCTTCCGAGAGGTAGAGGCGATCCGCGATGCTCCGGTGTCCGCCAGCGAGCTGCAGGACGCTCGGAACTACATAGCCGGAGTATTCCCGCTTCGGTTGGAGACTACGGAGGGGGTCACGGCCCGACTGGTCGAGCTGGCGCTGCACGGCCTGCCGCTGGACTACTTCGACGCCTACCGCGACCGGGTGCTCGAGGTGCCGGCGGACGAGGTGCTGCGGGTGGCCCGACAGCACGTGCGGCCGGAGGAGATGTGCGTGGTGATCGTGGGGGACGCGGCGCAGGTCCGTGGGCCCGTCGAAGCACTCGACCTCGGGCCGGTCGAGGTCGTCAACGTGGAGGATCTGCCGTGACGGACCGTACACAGGGCGGGGAAGCCCCGGTGAAGCTGTCCTCTGTCCCGGTTCACAACGGGCGGATCGTCCACCTGAGCATCGACACCGTCCGCTTTCCGGACGGTAAGGTCGGCGAGCTGGAGATGATCCGGCATTCCGGTGCGGCGGCCGTGCTGCCCCTGCTGAGCGAGCGCGACGATCCCGACCCGGAAATCGTGCTGATCCGGCAGTACCGTTATGCCGGCGGCGGGTACATGCTCGAAGTCCCCGCTGGACGGCCCGACCGGCCGGGCGAGGACTGGGAAGTGTGCGCCCGGCGGGAGCTGGAGGAAGAGACCGGATACACGGCCGACCGCTTCACCCGACTGACGGGAATCCACACCACGCCGGGCTTCACTGACGAGTACATCCACCTGTACCTCGCCGAGGGCCTGCGCGAGGGAAACACGGCCCACGACCACGACGAGTACATCGAGGTCGAGCGGATGCCCATTTCGCATGCCCTCGACCTGATTCGGCAGGGAGAGATCACCGACGCCAAGACCGTAGTCACCCTCCTCTTCGCCTGGACTTACCTCCTGTCGGCGAGCAGACCCGCCCGCTGACCCAACGCAATCGGCTTCCCGACCATACGTTAGAGCAGCAGGGTGGTGCCGGAAGGAAAACCGTCACCCCTTCGCATTCGTAGTGACCAGAGCAAAGCGGTGGTCCGAGCGAGCGGACGTGTCCCGCTTTGCTCACACGCCTGTCCTCACTGAAGGACACAGAAGGATACACCCCCAGCTTGGATCCCTGCCTCCGTCGAAGTAAATTCATGCGGAATAGAGGGTTAGGAGGCAGGGAACAGGGGGTGGTACATGGTATGGAATCTGCTCGATCTCGGTCTACGAGCGTCGCTTCGCGGCGCCCGATCCCGGACGGCAATCCCGAATTCACGAAGGCAATATCAGGGGGAAAGATGGCCAGATCATCCGCCGTGGACGGGGCCTTTGGGGTGGATCCTCAACCCCCGCGGGACGCGCTGAGCGAAATGGACGACAGCGGTCTGGTCGCGGCCTTCCTCGAGGGGGAGAAGCGAGCCTTCAATGTCCTCGTCGACCGCTACCAGGGTCGACTGCTGAACTTTGTGTACCGCACCACAGGCGATCGGGAGCGCGCAGAAGATCTCGTGCAGGAGACCTTCATCCGCGTCTATCGCCACCTGCATCGTTTCGACCAGTCCAAGAAGTTTTCGACCTGGATCTACACGATCGCGTCGAACCTGGCCAAGAACGAGCTGCGCAATCGCTCGCGCAACCCGCTGGTGCTCTTCCAGGCGATCAAGAAGAACTGGGACGCGGACCAGAAGCCGCTGGAGTGGGAGGACAACACCTTTCGTCCGGACGACCTCTTCCGTAAGCGCCACCTTCGGCAGATGGTGGAGGCGGCCGTCGAGGAGCTGCCGGAGCACCACCGCGTGGTCTTCGTCCTGCGCGAGCTCGAGGGGAAGACCTACGAGGAGATCGCGGAGATCACCTCCTGCAACCTCGGCACGGTGAAGAGCCGCTTGAACCGCGCGCGCAACAACTTCGCGCAGATCATCGCGCCGCTGCTTTCCTGAGAAGGCACGCCGGGCGGTCGCCGCCCCGAAGGCTGCGCACGAGACGCGAAAGGCCTCGCTGGACTCCCGGCGGGGTCTTTCGCTCTTTGAGGGGGGCGGGGGCACAGCATTTCGGCCCGCCGAAAGGGCTCGCCGAGGCTGGAACTTAGGCCACAGTGGCCGGTAGAAGGGGTGCATGTCACGCGGCCTCCGCGGCCGGTATCTCCTTCACTGGTTGCTGCTCCGATGATCGATTGCGCTGAGTTTCTCGAGTCCTACTCCGATTTCCGGGACGGATACGTCTCGGCGGAGCGGAGGGAGGATTTCGAGGCGCACCTTCGGGTGTGCGACTCCTGCGCCCGGTACGACCGGGTGATCGGGAGTGGGGTTCAGGTCTTTCGATCGCTCCCTCCATTGGCGCCGTCGCCGGACTTCCAGGTTCGACTCCAGGGGCGCTTGTATGCGTTGGAGCAGGCGAGCGGCAAGCACGGCTCGGGCGCTTCGCTGGCGGTGACCCTCATGATCTGCGCGGCCCTCGGAATCGGTGCGTGGATCCCGACCCTCCGACCTGCTCCCGCTGACCCCGTGCGGCTGCCGCCGATCGTCGCTCACGCACCCTACCACGACCTGACACCGGTCCTCATGCGGAGCCCGACACCCGCGGTGGTGCTGCCGCAGCTGCCCGCCACCGGGTATTACAGTCGGAGTCTGCTGTTCCGGGAAGCGATGGGGCCCACCACCACCCTCGCTTATCGCCCGGCCAGCCTCTACGGGCATTAGTCACCGGCTTCGGAGTCGTGCCCGTTCTCACCCCCGCACGTTTCGCGCGGCATCTCGAGCAGGAGCAGCCGGCCGGCGCCTACTTCCTCCACGGGGAGGAGGAGCACCTGCGCGAGGCCGCCGTGCAGCGTGTCGTTGCCGCGGTTCTGGACCCGACGACCCGCGACTTCAACTTCGACCAGCTCCGCGGTGACGATGTCACGCCGGAGACCCTGGCCTCCATCCTGGCCACCCCGCCGATGATGGCGGAGCACCGCGTGGTCGTCGTACGTGACGTGCAGGGGCTCTCCCCGAAGGCTCGCGAGGTGGTGGAATCGGTCGCCGCCTCGCCACCGGCAGGGCTGGTCCTGGTTCTGAGCGGGCAGAAGCCCTCCGGGAGCCGCGCCAAGTTCTACGACCAGTTGCAGAAGCTGACGATCTCAGTCGAATTCCCCCGCCTCGGGCTGAACGACCTCCCCGGGTGGCTGACGGAGCACGCGCGCGAGGAGCACGGCCTCGAGCTGGAGATCGACGCCGCGCGGGCGCTGGTGAGCGCGATCGGCAGTCATCTCGGCGTCCTTTCCACGGAGTTGGAGAAGCTCGCCTCCTTTGCTTCGGGCAGGAAGACGATCACCCTGGACGACGTGCGCGCGGTAGGCGGCTACATCCCCCGGGTGGATCGCTGGGCCTGGTTTGACCTGGTGGGAGAGCGGCGCTTCGAGGAGGCGCTCCGGCTCCTGCCCGAGTTGCTCGAAGCGGGGGAGAGCGCGGTAGGGCTGGTCGCCGGGATGGGCGGGCACCTCTTACGGGTGGGGATCGCGGTGGCCGGGGGTCCGGCGGCGCTTGAGAAGGAGCTGCCGCCGAACCAGCGCTGGCTGGCGCGACGGGTGGGCGCGGCGGCCCGCGCCTGGACGGTGGAGGAGCTGGACGCCGCCCTGGCCGACCTGCTCCGCACCGACCGACTCCTCAAGAGCGCGCCGTTGACCGATCGACAGGCGATCGAGGAGCTGCTGCTAAGGCTGGCCGGTGCGCACTCGGGCGCTGTCGCCGCCTGAGCATGGGGGAGCGGCCGTGGTGGCGGCTCTGCTGACTTGGGGTCAGAACCGGCCGGTTGCCTCCCTCTCCGGGCCGGTCTATCTTCGCCGTTTCATTCTTCTTGCCGATTCCTGCCCCGCGAACGCCTGCAGGGCCCCTCGCCGAGCGGAACTCGATGGCGGCTGACGACACCCCACTGATGCAGCAGTGGCGGGAGATCAAGTCCCGCCACCAGGACGCCCTGGTCCTTTTCCGCGTGGGCGACTTCTACGAGATGTTCTACGAGGACGCGGAGGAAGGCGCTCGCCTCCTCGACCTCACCCTCACGTCGCGGAACAACGGCTCCTCCCGCGCCCCGCTGGCGGGAATCCCGGTGCCGGCGCTGGAGACCTATCTGCAGCGCCTGGTCAAGCTGGGGCGGCGCGTGGCCATCTGCGAACAGGTCGAAGATCCCGCTCAGGCCAAGGGGATCGTGCGTCGTGCGGTTACGGAGATGGTTACTCCGGGAACAGCACTCAGCGAGGGCCTGCTCGACGCGCGACGCAACAACTTCCTCCTGGCCATCACCGGCGAGTCCGATCCATCGGGGGAGCTTGCTGTCGCCTGGACGGATCTCTCGACCGGCGAGCTCGGGGTGCAGCCGTCGAACTGGAAAGAGCTCCCGGATCTCCTGGGGCGGCTGGAACCCTCCGAGATCCTCCTGCCCCGGTCCTGGGAGCTCTTCCCCATCCCGGGCGCGGACCGCGTGGTCTGCACTCATCGCAGCGACTGGATGTTCGACGCCCCCAGCGGCGAGGAAGAGCTACGCCGGCGCTTCGGCGTGGTCACCCTCGAGGGGTTCGGCTTTGGTCCCGGCGACGGCCTCCTGGTGGGGGCCACCGGCGCGCTCGTCGCCTACCTCGCCGAGACGCAGCCTGCCGCGGCAGGCGTGCTCCGGCCGCCGCGCATCGAGCGCGGGGGCACGGAGATGCAGCTCGACGAGATGACCCGCCGCAACCTCGAGCTGGTCGAACCGCTTGGATCCGCCGACGGGCAGACCCTGCTCGGGGTTCTGGACGAAGCGCTCACGCCCATGGGCGGTCGACTCCTGCGGCGCTGGCTGCTGTCGCCGCTCATCGACCGCGAGGCGATCGTGGGGAGGCAGGACGCAGTGGAGGAGCTCGTGGACGACACCTCCATGCGCCGCGAGCTGCGGAAGGAGCTGGGCAGCATCAAGGACCTGGAGCGCCTGGCCGTGCGGGTCGGCTCCGCCCGGTGCACTCCGCGAGACCTGCTGGCGATCGACGCATCCCTTTCCCATGTCCCGGCCCTGAAGTCCGCGCTGGCGCAGGCCCGCGCTGACGTCCTCGCCCGACATCGCGAAGCACTCGACCCGCTGGACGACCTACGGGCGCTGGTCGCCGCGGCGATCAGCGACGACCCCCCGCTCAACCTCGCCGACGGGGGCGTGATCCGCCCCGGATTCGACCCGCAGCTCGACGAGCTCCGCTCGCTCCGCGAGGGGGCGGTCGAATGGATCGCGCGGCTGCAGGCGCAGGAGCGCGAGCGCACCGGCATCGGGTCGCTCAAAGTCGGCTACAACAAGGTCTTCGGCTACTACATAGAGGTGACGCGCACGCACCTCGAGCGGGTTCCGGAGGAATACCAGCGCCGGCAAACGCTCACCAACGCCGAGCGGTACATCACCCCCGAATTGAAGGAGTGGGAGGAGAAGGTCCTCGGCGCGGAGGAGAAGATCCTGGCGCTGGAAAGCAAGCTCTTCGAGGACGTGCGCCGGCAGGTCGCCGCGCTGGTTCCCAGGCTGCAGGAGCTCACCAGCCACGTGGCGGCGCTCGACGTACTGGCGGCGCTGGCGGAGGTGGCGGTTCGTCGCGAGTACGTGCGACCCGAGGTCCACGACGGCTACGAGCTGGTCATTCGTGCCGGGCGCCACCCCGTGGTCGAGACGATGATGCCCCGCGAGGACTTCATCCCCAATGACGTCCGCCTCGATGGAGAGGCGAGGATCATGATCCTCACGGGACCGAACATGGCGGGGAAGTCGACGGTGCTGCGGCAGGTGGGGCTCATCCAGCTGCTGGCGCAGGTGGGCTCCTTCGTCCCCGCCCGCGAGGCCCGCATCGGGATCTGCGACCGCATCTTCACCCGCGTGGGGGCGTCAGACAACCTGGTTCGCGGCCAGTCGACCTTCATGGTCGAGATGACGGAAACCGCCGCCATTCTGAACGGCGCGAGCCGCCGGTCGTTGGTGTTGCTGGACGAGATCGGCCGGGGGACGTCGACCTGGGACGGGATGAGCGTCGCCACGGCCGTCACCGAGTACATTCACGAGCGAGTCGGCGCCAAGACCATCTTCGCCACCCACTACCACGA is a genomic window of Longimicrobiaceae bacterium containing:
- a CDS encoding sigma-70 family RNA polymerase sigma factor is translated as MARSSAVDGAFGVDPQPPRDALSEMDDSGLVAAFLEGEKRAFNVLVDRYQGRLLNFVYRTTGDRERAEDLVQETFIRVYRHLHRFDQSKKFSTWIYTIASNLAKNELRNRSRNPLVLFQAIKKNWDADQKPLEWEDNTFRPDDLFRKRHLRQMVEAAVEELPEHHRVVFVLRELEGKTYEEIAEITSCNLGTVKSRLNRARNNFAQIIAPLLS
- a CDS encoding zf-HC2 domain-containing protein translates to MIDCAEFLESYSDFRDGYVSAERREDFEAHLRVCDSCARYDRVIGSGVQVFRSLPPLAPSPDFQVRLQGRLYALEQASGKHGSGASLAVTLMICAALGIGAWIPTLRPAPADPVRLPPIVAHAPYHDLTPVLMRSPTPAVVLPQLPATGYYSRSLLFREAMGPTTTLAYRPASLYGH
- the holA gene encoding DNA polymerase III subunit delta, with the translated sequence MPVLTPARFARHLEQEQPAGAYFLHGEEEHLREAAVQRVVAAVLDPTTRDFNFDQLRGDDVTPETLASILATPPMMAEHRVVVVRDVQGLSPKAREVVESVAASPPAGLVLVLSGQKPSGSRAKFYDQLQKLTISVEFPRLGLNDLPGWLTEHAREEHGLELEIDAARALVSAIGSHLGVLSTELEKLASFASGRKTITLDDVRAVGGYIPRVDRWAWFDLVGERRFEEALRLLPELLEAGESAVGLVAGMGGHLLRVGIAVAGGPAALEKELPPNQRWLARRVGAAARAWTVEELDAALADLLRTDRLLKSAPLTDRQAIEELLLRLAGAHSGAVAA
- the mutS gene encoding DNA mismatch repair protein MutS, giving the protein MAADDTPLMQQWREIKSRHQDALVLFRVGDFYEMFYEDAEEGARLLDLTLTSRNNGSSRAPLAGIPVPALETYLQRLVKLGRRVAICEQVEDPAQAKGIVRRAVTEMVTPGTALSEGLLDARRNNFLLAITGESDPSGELAVAWTDLSTGELGVQPSNWKELPDLLGRLEPSEILLPRSWELFPIPGADRVVCTHRSDWMFDAPSGEEELRRRFGVVTLEGFGFGPGDGLLVGATGALVAYLAETQPAAAGVLRPPRIERGGTEMQLDEMTRRNLELVEPLGSADGQTLLGVLDEALTPMGGRLLRRWLLSPLIDREAIVGRQDAVEELVDDTSMRRELRKELGSIKDLERLAVRVGSARCTPRDLLAIDASLSHVPALKSALAQARADVLARHREALDPLDDLRALVAAAISDDPPLNLADGGVIRPGFDPQLDELRSLREGAVEWIARLQAQERERTGIGSLKVGYNKVFGYYIEVTRTHLERVPEEYQRRQTLTNAERYITPELKEWEEKVLGAEEKILALESKLFEDVRRQVAALVPRLQELTSHVAALDVLAALAEVAVRREYVRPEVHDGYELVIRAGRHPVVETMMPREDFIPNDVRLDGEARIMILTGPNMAGKSTVLRQVGLIQLLAQVGSFVPAREARIGICDRIFTRVGASDNLVRGQSTFMVEMTETAAILNGASRRSLVLLDEIGRGTSTWDGMSVATAVTEYIHERVGAKTIFATHYHELTRLAERLPGVVNYSVAVKEDGENIVFLRSLVAGGADRSYGVEVARLAGLPVEVIGRARTLLRELEGGMANGSTRPAADVQLPLFEAQDHPVLERLRGVDVNRLTPIEAIVLLAELSAQARS